In the Caenorhabditis elegans chromosome X genome, one interval contains:
- the fip-5 gene encoding Fungus-Induced Protein (Product from WormBase gene class fip;~Confirmed by transcript evidence), producing the protein MNFVTFFLLAVLAVAALAAPQRVIEKTTVIRGGGGGFGGGGFGRPAPFRPPPPRFGPSFGRPQTTIVKQTIIRG; encoded by the exons ATGAACTTCGTTACTTTCTTCCTCCTTGCTGTTTTAGCTGTTGCTGCTTT GGCCGCTCCACAAAGAGTTATTGAGAAGACTACTGTTATCCGTGGAGGGGGTGGAGGATTCGGTGGTGGAGGATTCGGACGTCCAGCACCATTCCGCCCACCACCACCAAGATTTGGACCATCATTCGGTCGCCCACAAACAACTATTGTCAAACAAACCATCATCCGCGGTTGA
- the F41E7.2 gene encoding Cation/H+ exchanger transmembrane domain-containing protein (Confirmed by transcript evidence), producing the protein MGTNLWPGAKTKVVEFFNNNHVNQIVTFFIIVSGIYVTMVSITGQNFLHPLSPVTSNSLNLQNAANEVLHSIISCFMMVVLAVAAGKLVKFIYTPSLIGCMLVGIAMRNVPQFGELFYINEYWQFILRKLSLVVIIIRWGISINVRFIKKNYIFPPILGLGSAFSEALAICFTACVFFDFPLSLGLICGFVVATVSPAVGMPTMIRLKEQGIGTTNNIPDVVPAACCFDNVVSLLIFSVTSSVTFTHDAFFLTMVKSIGAIVLAAIIGCVIGWLLRWFPKNDNRHTHFARFLVIASPAYAVITSMLILGYAFPGIVSALCICCVSTTHWREDNPKGIKVLVHQFDNLWYFVAVPLLFSLVGYTFDFQNMSAENWKTAFIIIAVGSSFRLISAMILSYYGHFNIYEQIILALTLMPKATVQCALAPSLIFMTNGFPELREQTKLIINICITAVMVTSPIVEILLDVLAPRILKIKEGTSTYNRNITNSTILDEMDPNLELKKTSSSNSTNNSRTNLNNRIIYELNPNFVPISIENGYSRASYQHSNNTKTYASGNRINK; encoded by the exons ATGGGAACAAATCTATGGCCTGGGGCAAAAACCAAAGTGGTTGAGTTCTTCAATAATAATCAT gttAATCAAATtgttacatttttcattattgtTTCTGGTATCTACGTCACAATGGTTTCAATTACCGGCCAAAACTTCC ttcatCCACTTTCGCCGGTCACATCAAACTCATTGAACTTGCAAAATGCAGCCAATGAGGTTCTGCACTCTATCATATCTTGCTTCATGATGGTAGTGCTAGCGGTAGCTGCTGGGAAACTTGTCAAGTTCATCTACACTCCATCGTTAATTG GATGCATGCTGGTCGGAATAGCAATGAGAAATGTGCCGCAGTTCGGAGAATTGTTTTATATCAACGAATACTGGCAATTTATCCTTCGAAAACTTTCCTTGGTGGTTATTATCATCCGATGGGGAATATCAATAAATGTTCGATTCATCAAGAAAAACTAT ATTTTCCCACCAATTCTTGGTCTCGGATCCGCTTTCAGTGAAGCTTTGGCTATTTGTTTTACTGCGTGCGtcttttttgatttcccgCTCTCACTTGGACTCATCTGCGGATTTGTCGTGGCAACCGTATCGCCAGCGGTGGGAATGCCAACTATGATTCGCCTAAAAGAACAGGGAATCGGAACCACAAAC aacattcctGATGTTGTTCCAGCTGCTTGCTGTTTTGACAATGTTGTATCATTGCTGATATTTTCAGTGACATCGTCTGTTACATTTACACACG ATGCATTCTTCTTGACAATGGTAAAAAGCATAGGGGCCATTGTACTTGCAGCAATAATTGGTTGCGTCATTGGATGGCTTTTGCGctggtttccaaaaaatgacaacCGGCACACGCACTTTGCTCGTTTCCTGGTTATTGCATCTCCTGCCTATGCCGTTATAACAA GTATGCTCATCCTAGGATATGCCTTTCCTGGAATTGTGTCCGCATTATGCATCTGCTGTGTCAGCACCACGCACTGGAGAGAAGACAATCCTAAAGGA ATCAAAGTTCTTGTTCATCAATTTGACAATCTTTGGTATTTCGTCGCAGtacctcttcttttttcacttgTTGGGTACacgtttgattttcaaaat ATGTCAGCTGAGAATTGGAAAACAGCGTTTATCATCATAGCAGTTGGAAGTTCTTTTCGGTTGATTTCTGCAATGATCTTATCGTATTATGGTCACTTTAATATCTACGAACAAATTATTTTGGCATTGACCTTAATGCCAAAAGCGACTGTTCAGTGTGCACTGGCCCCGTCACTCATTTTTATGACAAACGGTTTCCCGGAACTCCGCGAGCAAACCAAACTA ATCATCAACATTTGCATTACCGCAGTGATGGTGACAAGTCCTATTGTGGAGATATTATTAGATGTTTTGGCCCcaagaatattgaaaattaaagaaggAACTTCG aCTTACAACAGGAACATTACCAACTCTACTATTCTTGACGAAATGGATCCAAATCTAGAGCTGAAGAAGACATCGTCATCGAATAGCACCAACAACAGCAGAACCAATCTTAATAATAGGATCATCTACGAGTTAAACCCAAATTTTGTGCCGATCAGTATCGAGAACGGTTATTCTCGAGCTTCATATCAACACTCTAATAACACAAAAACTTACGCAAGCGGGAATCGGATCAATAAGTGA
- the slc-9B.1 gene encoding Cation/H+ exchanger transmembrane domain-containing protein (Confirmed by transcript evidence), with protein MHCVARLHNTLHNFFNNREINSITTTILIFISLYISIITLLGENFLNPLADHVNPVNATNEDVTVRSIFVIFILLVAGIFAAKISKALRLPPLFGCLALGIIIKNITVFDQFFVFPPFVETMIRKVALVMIIVRWGLATDIHFLYENALMPVTIGLVTAIGEIIAVTIASYFILNISFVMSIFCALILVTVSPAVTVPAMINFKEKQLGSLKRIPENILAICCVDNLFCVILFMVLSSIIFTDAPIATTILLNAGSIVFGCIGGIVLGWILWRFPRSDAPHTQFARITLLGTICIAVVIGTYLIKYSCSGFLAALITSAMSAMQWKADNKEKLECVESTYKYIWDSFALPLLFICLGMKFDCSTLTWEIVFLCIAVIAIGLLVRTILVMLVTLSSHINFKEQIVVALSLLPRATFQADLAPTLLLMATPFPDMAKDAALILKAAILSVLITAPIFDILLNLVGSKCLSQYNPQDAPAIEKNFDKTYMNGDHVDETIYAARPKTYSEYRSEAVIERY; from the exons ATGCATTGCGTGGCAAGATTGCACAACACGCTacacaacttttttaataaCAGAGAG ataaactCAATAACTACAACAATACTTATATTCATTTCTCTGTACATTTCTATTATCACTCTCTTAGGTGAAAACTTTT tgaaTCCACTTGCCGATCATGTAAATCCAGTCAACGCTACTAATGAAGATGTGACCGTGCGATCGATATTTGTAATATTTATTCTTCTTGTTGCTGGAATTTTTgcagcaaaaatttcaaaagcatTGAGGCTTCCTCCACTATTCG gATGTCTTGCACTTGgaataattatcaaaaacatcACTGTctttgaccaattttttgtCTTCCCTCCATTTGTCGAAACCATGATTCGAAAAGTCGCTTTGGTCATGATTATTGTTCGTTGGGGGCTTGCAACAGATATTCATTTTCTTTATGAAAATGCT CTCATGCCAGTCACCATTGGTCTCGTTACAGCAATTGGAGAAATAATTGCAGTCACAATTGCATCATActtcattttgaatatttcatttgTGATGTCGATTTTCTGCGC ATTAATTCTTGTGACGGTGTCCCCTGCTGTGACCGTTCCAGCCATGATCaacttcaaagaaaaacaattgggGTCTCTTAAAagaattcctgaaaatattttggccatTTGTTGCGTCGACAATCTTTTCTGCGTTATTTTATTCATGGTTCTTTCGTCCATTATTTTTACCGATG CCCCAATAGCTACTACAATCCTTCTCAACGCTGGAAGTATTGTATTTGGATGCATCGGCGGAATTGTACTTGGATGGATTCTGTGGAGATTCCCAAGATCAGATGCTCCACACACTCAATTCGCAAGAATAACTCTTCTTGGTACTATTTGTATTGCAGTTGTTATTGGAACTTATCTTATCAAGTACTCCTGCTCTGGTTTTCTCGCCGCTCTCATCACTAGTGCAATGAGTGCAATGCAATGGAAAGCAGATAATAAAGAGAAGTTAGAATGCGTTGAGTCTACATATAAATACATATGGGATTCCTTCGCGCTTCCACTTCTTTTTATCTGCCTCGGAATGAAGTTTGACTGCTCAACT CTGACATGGGAGATTGTGTTTTTGTGCATTGCTGTTATTGCAATTGGTCTGTTAGTAAGAACGATTTTGGTAATGTTGGTAACACTCTCCTCACACATTAATTTCAAAGAGCAAATTGTTGTTGCTCTGAGCTTGCTTCCAAGAGCCACTTTCCAG GCCGACCTTGCTCCAACTCTACTTTTGATGGCTACACCATTCCCAGACATGGCCAAGGATGCAGCACTCATCTTAAAAGCTGCCATTTTATCTGTTCTAATCACAGCTcctatttttgatattcttcTCAATCTTGTTGGATCTAAATGTCTCTCTCAATACAATCCACAG GATGCGCCggcaattgagaaaaattttgacaaaacctATATGAATGGTGATCATGTTGATGAAACCATCTATGCCGCCCGTCCGAAGACATATTCGGAATACCGCAGTGAAGCTGTTATCGaaagatattaa
- the npr-6 gene encoding G-protein coupled receptors family 1 profile domain-containing protein (Confirmed by transcript evidence) encodes MSNDLVPSVSSILNETTPSYQSTCKIKNNPMEMEYFRPFFISMYCAVFLVASSGNFLVVYVVMTNKRMQTITNIFITNLAVSDIMVNFTSLWLTPTYTSIGHWIFGGGLCHGLPLFQGTSIFISTWTLTAIAIDRYIVIVHNSSNININDRMSMRSCLSFIVLIWLCSLLLVTPYAINMKLNYIHEPCDFLICSEDWSNAEFRSIFGIVVMILQFILPFVLIAISYIKIWLFLNSRQSMTERKSDIKRKKRLLRMLIVMVVIFAICWFPFNLLNCLRDLKLDNFMRGYFSFVFLSVHLMSMTATAWNPILYAFMNETFREEFAKVVPCLFARRPGTGPIRVITERTAMITNPFRRANRKKKVEEQPVTVISESPLQTAVEPQRSIVYLDEPENGSSCQTLLL; translated from the exons ATGTCGAATGATCTCGTGCCTTCAGTGTCTTCTATACTAAATGAAACAACACCTTCATATCAAAGTACatgtaaaatcaaaaac AACCCCATGGAAATGGAATATTTCCGCCCATTCTTTATTTCTATGTATTGTGCTGTTTTTTTGGTTGCTAGTTCCGGTAATTTTTTG GTGGTGTACGTTGTGATGACGAACAAGCGAATGCAGACGATCACcaacatttttattacaaatCTCGCAGTTTCTGATATAATGGTTAACTTTAc ATCGTTGTGGCTTACACCAACATACACCTCAATAGGACATTGGATATTCGGAGGTGGATTGTGTCATGGTTTACCCCTGTTCCAAG GTACAAGTATCTTCATCAGTACGTGGACACTTACGGCTATAGCCATAGATCGATACATAGTGATCGTGCACAACTCATCAAATATCAATATAAATGATAGAATGTCCATGAGA TCTTGCCTTTCGTTCATTGTCCTCATTTGGCTATGCTCATTGCTTCTGGTCACTCCGTATGCCATCAACATGAAGCTCAACTACATTCATGAACCATGTGATTTTCTGATATGTAGTGAGGACTGGAGCAATGCCGAATTTCGatctatttttggaattgtggTGATGATTCTTCAA ttcattttgCCATTTGTACTCATTGCCATTAGTTACATAAAAATATGGTTGTTCCTAAATAGCCGTCAAAGTATGACCGAGAGAAAATCCGATATCAAGCGCAAAAAGCGTTTACTACGGATGTTGATTGTCATGGTGGTCATCTTCGCAATTTGCTGGTTCCCATTCAACCTCTT aaactGTCTCCGAGATCTCAAGTTGGATAATTTCATGCGTGGCTACTTCAGTTTTGTTTTCCTTTCCGTGCATTTGATGAGTATGACAGCTACCGCCTGGAATCCAATCCTCTACGCATTCATGAATGAGACCTTCCG TGAGGAGTTCGCAAAAGTTGTTCCCTGCTTGTTTGCGCGTCGTCCTGGAACTGGTCCAATTCGCGTCATCACTG aacgcACCGCTATGATAACTAACCCGTTTCGACGTgcaaaccgaaaaaaaaaagtggaggAACAGCCTGTTACGGTGATTTCTG AGAGTCCACTTCAAACTGCAGTGGAGCCGCAGCGCAGTATCGTGTATCTCGATGAGCCTGAGAACGGATCAAGTTGTCAGACGCTTCTGCTTTAA